In the genome of Xanthomonas hortorum pv. pelargonii, the window TCAGGATCCGTCGGCGCAGGTGCCGCGACGCAATCGACTATGACTGTCCAAGGAGCAGGCCTCTGGGGTGGGGGACGAAAAACGTGGCGCATGATGCCTGCAAGGCCGTGACGAGCGCAATCGGTGGAGCGCATCGGACAAGGACCGCGTGGCGCTCTGGTAAGCGCCTGCACCGGCTTCCCGGCTATCGGGGAATTGCGGTAGCACCACCGACTGGCAGACCATCAGTTCAGTGCGTCGCTGACAGCGCACGAACGCGAGGTCTGCAGCGGCTCTCGGTTACGGATTGAAATCGATCATCGCCAGGGTTCCCTCGGCGATGGTTGACTCCAGATGCAGGCGCCAGCCGAAGCGCTCGCAGATACGCTGGGTCAGGAACAGGCCCAGACCCGAACCGCCGCCTTGCTTGACCGAGTGTTTCAATGAGGCGGTGTAACGCTGCCGCCAGCGCGGTATCGAAGCCTTCGCCCGAGTCGCGGATGCAGAGCGTGTGCTCGACCAGCGAGACGCGGATGTCGCCAGCATAGGTATGGTCGGCCGCATTGCGCAGCAGGTTGCCCACGGCAATACGCACCATCGATTCGGATGCATGCAAGATCAGCGGCTCTAGCGCATCGATGTGGAACTGCACCGGCTTTGCCGAAACCAGATACAGATGGTCCTGGACCAGATCGGGAAGCAGGCCGTGCAGGACGGTGATCTCCTCGCGCTCGGCAGGGGTTGGTTCGCGCGAGAGATACAGCAGCGCTTCCATGATCTGCTTGAGGTTGCCCACGGCCTCGTCGATGCGATGCAACGGCCGCTGCGCGCGCTCCGGCAACTGCTGCTTGTGCAGCACATCGGCCGCGCCGGAGATGACCGCTAGCGGCGTGCGGAATTCGTGGCTGGCCTGGTCCAGCAGACTGCGCTCGCGTTCGATCGCGCGCGCTACACGTTCCAGGTGCGCGTTCACCTCACGCGCAATCGTATTGAGCTCGCTCTTGCGGTAGTCGGTGGGCAGCCGTTGCGCGGGTTGCAGCGGGTCCAGCTGCCGCATGCGCCGTGCCAGGTCGGTGACCGGCCGGGTCAGACTGATGAAGAGCCACCAGATCACCAACGCGATCATCGCCAGATTCAACAGCATGAACAGCACGCTCACTTGAACGCTTTCGTTTTGCTTGTCTTCGAGCTCGGTCATGTCGATGCTCATGACCAATCGCCCTTGTGGCAGCGTGGTGATCAACACCGAGTAACTGCGATCGGGCCGTGTCTGGCCCGGGGGTTCGGCGAACGGCCCCCAATGCGGTTGCAGGATGTTGATGAACTTCCTGGTCAGGAAGGGGGCTCCCTTGGCGGCTTCAAGATCACCTTCGCCGTAGTAGCCAGGCGTCAGCGCAGCGAAGAAGGCCGGCATTCCTGCGGGGAGTCGCGCAGGGTCTGACACCAGCCAGCCCTGCACCGGGCCATCGGTGGGAAGCGCGCTTTGCAACTCGGCCGCAGGCAGGTGCGCAATGCTTTGCGTGCTCGAGGTGAGCAGCTGTTTCCAGATCGGAGCTTCGATCAACTCCTGGCTCAAGAAACCTTGAACCGCCAACCCCAAGGCAAGCATCGCGCCGGACACGATCAGGCTGCTGCTGATCAACCACTGCAGACTTCCCAGGCGCCCGCCCAATCTCATCGCGTCCCACCACCCAGGCGGATAGCCGACACCGGTGACGGTGTGCAGCAGTTTGTGTTCGCCGCTCTGATCCAGGGCACGCCGCAACACATGCATGTGGGAACGCAGCAGATCGCCTTCGGGCAATGCGTCGCCCCAGATCAGGCTTTCCAGTCGATCGCGACGCACGATTCTCGGGGATTCGCGCATCAGCAATTCCAGCACGTTGCGCAAGGTGCTGGAGAGCACCACGCTGCGCTCGCCGCGCGAGACCTTCAGACTGTCCAGGTCGAAGCGCAAATCGCCGACCTGCAGCAAGTGACCCGCTGTTGCTGCATTCGCGCTGGCTCTGCCCACCATCACGCGCAAGCGCATTTCCAGCTCCGGCAGCGCGACCGGTTTGACCAGATAATCGTCGGCGCCGTTTTCGAACCCGAGCAGCTTGCCCTCCAGTTGATCCTTGGCGGTGAGCATGATGATCGGCGTGCGGCAGCCATGGTCTTCGCGCAACGTGCGCAGCACGCTCATGCCATCCATGCGCGGCAGCATCCAATCCAGAATGATGGCGTCGTAGCGATTGCTGATCGCCAGATTCAGGCCGGAGTTGCCGTCGGGCGCGGCGTCGGGTTGATGTCCGCATGCCTCCAGATAATCGAAGATATTGGCCGCCAGAGCACGGTTGTCTTCGATGATGAGCACCTGCAATACCTGCGCAGGCTGGATCGAGCTGGAGGTCATCGCATCGGTGCTTTTCAGGGTGGGAAACATCATACGCAGCATCGTCTCCATGCACTCGACCAGCTCGCGCAACAGGCGGCCGATCGATGCCAGCAGGGCAGGGGAATGCTCAAACATGCAGTAGCCAGCGCCCGGCACCGATCACGCCGGCAAGGCTTGCCAGCGCAACGCTGAGCAACAGCAGATTGATCGCCCACTTGATGGCGTTGTAGGTCGGCCGGTGCCGCGCACGCAGCTGCTTTCCGCGCGCCATCAGCGGGCTGATCCAGGTGAACAAGGCGCTCGCCGGGCCGCGCTTGTCGCGCGTGTCGTTGGGCGTCATCGCGGCACGTGCGAGCTGGCAGTACAGCAGGTTGAACAGCCTGCCCGGCCAGCACATCGGCCTGACGACGTCGCACATGAGGATCAGGCGCGCAGCATCGGTGTCGTTGCGGACGAAATGCAGATAGGTTTCATCGAAGATGAACGCCTGGCCGTCGTGCCAGGCACGCGTCTGGCCATCGACGTCGATGAAGCATTGCGCGGCATTGGGCGTAGCCAGGCCCAGGTGGTAGCGCAACGAGCAGCCCAGCGGATCGGCATGCGGTGTGAGCCCCGAATGCGGCGGCAGGATCGCGAACATGGCGGCCTTGACCTGCGGATACTGCGCCAGGATCCGCAGCGTCTGCGGGCAGCTGGCACGCGCCGATGCATGCGTGTAGCCATACCAGCGCAGGTAGTAGCGGCTCCAGCCATATTTGTAGAACGTGCGAAATCCCACATCGAACGACGCCACCGAGCCTTCCCGGCGCGCCTCCTCAAAACTGCCACCGGCCTGGATGGCCAATGCCTCGTCGCGCATGACTTCCCAGTGTTGTGCAAGCGATGCCAGCGTTGGATAGGCGTCCAGCGCGACGAACGGGCCACGCGCTGCGCGTTTGGTGAACGTGTAGAGAATCACGTTGGGCAAGGCGAACACCGGCCAGCTCTTGCGCAGGTATTGCTTCAAGCTGGCATAGCGCGCTCGACCGCGATACCGGTAGACGTAGGTCATCGCTGCGATCCAGCTCGCCACCAGGCACAGCAAGGTCCAGGCGATCATGCTGCGCTCGCGCGCAGGCATCGCTTACATTGCCGCTGCATGGCGGCGGCATGGCCCGGTGTCATCAAAAGCCCCTGGAAAAACCGATCAACAGCGTGCCGACGCCGTCGGTATCGGGTTCGAGCAGCGGGCTGTCGCTGAGCTTGCTGGGCAACACGCTGTATTGCAGGCGCGTCATGAACTGCCAGCGCTTGCCGATCGGTCGTACGTAAGTGACACCCACGGTCGGCACGGTGGCCGAATCCGGCTTGTAATCCACCACACCGCGCGCGACTTCCTCGTCCAGCGTGCCGTAGTAGTAATTGGCCATGTCCTTGGAGAGATGGCTGATGCTAACGCTGGGCGTCAATCGGCCGCGTCCCACGCTGATGGGGTAGCCGTAACGCGCAGTCAATTCGTAGCCTTCGCTGGTGCCGGTCACGTCGGCTTTGGCCGTGAATTCGAATTCGCCTGCCGCGTCTTCCCATGTACCGACCAGACCCAGGTCCAGACTGTCATCGCGATCTTCCAGCAACGCGCGATCGATGCCGTTGCGCGCCAATTCCTCGCTACCCAGATCGTCTGCCGCCACGCCGTCCATGCGTAGCGCCGCAATCGCATCCAGGCTGAAGGTCTCGCCTTTGACGATGTGGTATCCGCCGGTGATACCGCGCAAGAACACCCGCTCGCCCTCGAACAGGATCAATGGCACCGGGTTGATCCGCGTGCCCTCACCGGCGAACGGGCTATCCGAGGCAATCGCGCCCAGGCCCAGGCCCCAGCGATAAGGCGATTGTTCGGCCAGCGATGGGTCCGCTTGCGGTGTGGTCTGCGCTGCGGCGAGAGAGGGGAGTGCCAACAGGGTGGCGAGGAAGAAACGGGAATGCGTCATGGGGAGGCTTCACTGGGAGAGGGCAGCGCCGCCGCTGTGCCGACCCGCGGTCGAGCAGGGAGCGATGGCGCGGCAGCAGCGTGCGTCATGCATGTCGGCCAAATGTCGGCAGTGCAGCAGCGGCGCTTGCGACGTTCCACCGACATCGGCGTGGCAACGTGCAGCGCAATCGCACTGCGTCCTACGCCGTCTTGCTTGCCACCCCGATGCTTCGCCTATGGAGTTCGCCATGACCGCTTTCTGTAGTTGCCTGTCGTCTTCATCGCCGATACCGCCGTATGCGAGATGAGGCGACGATCCTGACGTTGGCGCTGAAGATTGTTCCTGTTGCCGAAGCGGCCGCCTGGTTTCATCACGACCCGATTCGCGAGCTGGGAGGTAAGACGGCAGCCGAACTCGCCGCGCGGGGCCATTCCGCCCAGGTCGTCAGGTTTCTGCAGTCGGTTCTGCGCGGCGAACGCGACTGAAAAGGATGGAGAGCACGGGTCTTGCGCACCGGCCGGGCCAAGCCGGCAGTGCCGGCTGAATATGTGCTACTTGCACTCTTTTTTCGATGGGCCTAAGCTGCCGCCAAATTAAGTGCATATTGCACATATGTGGATGGCCATGAACGACGACAAAGACCTCGATGTGCTGATCTGCGGCGCCGGTGCCGCCGGCCTGACCCTGGCGCTGGAGCTGGCGCGCCGGGGCGTGAAGTTCCGCTTGATCGACAAGATCAGCGAGCCGTTCGGTGGCTCGCGCGGCAAGGGCATCCAACCGAGAACGCTGGAGATTTTCGAAGACCTGGGCATCGCAAACCGCCTGGCAGCCGTGGGCGGCCCGTATCCGCCTGAGCGCACTTATGCTCAGGACGGCAGCTACACGGACGCCGCACCCGATCGTGCGGAGCAGACCATGACCGAGCCGTTTGCACAGCCATTGATGGCCCCGCAATTCCTGACCGAGCGCGTGTTACGCGAGCGTCTCGCCGAGTTCGGGCATGCCCCGCACTATGGATGCGAACTGGTCGGCCTGGAGCAGGACGCAACCGGCGTGAGCGTGCAGGTAAGCGATGGCAGCGGGCCGCAGGTGATCCGCAGCCGCTACCTGGTGGCAACCGATGGCGGCCGCAGCTTTGTGCGGCAGGCACTCGCGATCGATTTCCCCGGCAAGACGCTGGGCGTGCGCGCAATCGTGGCCGACGTGGTCATCCGTGGTCTGGATCGCGCGTATTGGCACCGCTTCAACCAGGCGTCGATGCAAACCCAGATTTCGTTTTGCCCGCTGGCGGGGACCGATTGGTTCCAGATCCAGGCACCGGTGCCGCTGGAAGGCGACATCGATCTGTCGGTCGGCGGCCTCAACGCGATGATCGCCGCGCGCATCGGCGACACCGCCATCCGCGTCGAGCAGGTGTTTTGGGCATCGGCATATGCGATGAACGCGCGACTGGCCGACCGTTACCGCGTTGGACGTATTTTGCTGGCTGGCGACGCCGCCCATATCCATCCACCGACTGGCGGGCAAGGGCTCAATACCAGCGTGCAGGATGCCTACAACCTGGGTTGGAAACTGGCTGCGGTAGTGCGCGGTGCGTCCGAGAGCCTGCTCGACAGCTACGAGCAGGAACGCCGGCCAATCGCTGCCGCAATGCTGGGACTGTCGGTCAAGCTGCTCGACGCAGCCAAACAGGGCGACTTGCACCGCGGTCGGCAGACGCAGCAACTGGACCTGCACTACGACGCCTCTGCATTGGTGTGGCCGACACTGTCTGCGACCGCAATCGCATCCGGTTCGCGCGCACCGGATGCACCCTTGTTGGGCGCAGCAGGGCAGGCAACGCGCCTGTTCGAGCTGTTCAAGGGACCGCACTGGACGTTGTTGGCTTACCAGATCGCTGCACACGTACTGCCGTGTTATCCGGGTGTTCGCAGCTATGCGATCGGTAGCGACGGCGATCTGCAGGATCCGGGCCAGCAGATCGAACGTGCCTATGGGCTAGCAGCGGGCGATCTGGTGCTGGTGCGACCGGACGGCTACGTTGCCCTCACCGGCCGCATCGAGGCAACGCAGCGCATCACCGACTACCTGCACACGGCAGGTGTTGTTGCGACAGAGCATGCCGAATTCGAGTTGATGTGATCATTCGAATCGACAAGTGTGAAGCTCCCGCGCACTTGTCCTTCAAGTCGCAGAGATGACTGGGCCTCTTATGGAACGCCGCGTTTGAGATCGTCCGCAAACTTGCGCATGAGCCGCACCAGTGCATCGAGATCGCGCTCTTTCCATTCGGAAAAGATGGCGAACCCGATCTTCTTGCGCGCTTCATCGACCTTATCGGTCATCGTCTTTCCCTTCCTGGTGATCACCGCTTCGCGCACGCGATGATCGGCAGCGCTCTCGCGCCGGCTGACCAGGCCTTGTTCTTCCAGCTTTGCAATCTGCCGGCTGACGGTGGTGTAGTCGCGCCCCACGCGATCGGCAAGTTCGACCACGCCGATCGGCCCGAACCGTTCCACCAATACCAGCAGCGGAAATTGCGCGCGCTCCAGGGAGATCCCGGCCTCCAGAATCATCGCTGCATCGCGCTGCGGTTGGTTCATGACGCCAACGATCTCAAGCAGCGCGCCATGCAGCTCACGCAGTCGTGCACCTTCAGGCGTGTCTTCGGTTTTCTTCATCAGGGCAGTGCCTTGCGTCCAATGGGTGCATTTTACACTCACTGATGACTGGCAGCAGCCTGTCATACATGACGATCGTGCAGACTGCAGGACATGCGCGTGCATGTCCGATCTGTCGTAGCTTGATCACGTGTCGCCGTTAAACCGATGGCTGTTTTGCTACGCGTTCTTGCTGGGCACAGGACTCATCGCCATGACGGCGGCTTCCAGACGGATCAGGTAATCGCTGAATCCGCCGGTGGCGCGGGCGTCGCGGCGGGCGCTGGTGTTGACGACCGGGGTGACCAGGCGCGCGATGTGCATGCCGGCGTCTTCCAGTGCGCAGACCAGGGCGACGTCTTCGCTGGAGGTGCGCGTGGAAAAACCGCCGGCGGCCAGATAGGCGGCTGCGCTCATGCCCAGGTTGGCGCCGTGCACATGCGGATGGCCGTCACAGCGGATTTCCGTGTCCATGAAGGCTTTGCGCGTCTCCGGCCGAAAGTCGCGCCAATCGCCGACCTCCACGACACCGCAGAACACATCGGCCGCACAGCCAAGCTGTGCCGACAGCCAGTCCGGTGGCACGCGGGTGTCGGCGTCGGTGAAGGCAAGCCAGCGCGCACCGCGGGAGATTGCCGCAGAAGCCGCTGCCGCACGCGCAATGCCGACGCCGCCGCTGGTCTTGAGCGTCATGGCGCCATGCGAACGGGCAATGCTACCAGTGAGGTCGGTGCAGCGGTCGAGCGCGACATGGATTTCCACGCGCTCGCCATACAACTGCGGATGCCGGGCCGCCACCAGGATGGATTGTAGACACTGCCCAATCAGCGCTGCTTCGTTATGCGCCGGAATGGTCACCGCAATCATCGCAGGCGCTCTTGTTGCGCAATCGACGGTCCGGCCATCCATGCCTGCAGCACGAAATCAGGGTCTTCATACGTGCACAGCGTCTGCAGCGCCAATGCATCGTTCAATCCTTGATGCACCCGCTCTGCACTGCGCAGCGCGCCCTGGAAGTCGTGACGCCAATGACAGGCGACAAGGCAACCGCGCTCGCTGAGCGATTGCGCAAACAGTGCAGCGGTTTTTTCGAATGCGGCATCTTCCAGGTAGTAACCGACCTCACTGAACACGATCAGATCGAAGCTGCCATCCGGCCAATCCGCAGGATGCGCCGCTCGTTGCAGGGTCACATGGCGCATCTGGTCGACGCGCGCACTCGCCAGATCGACCGCCTGCTGAGAGAGATCGGTGGCCAGCAACGCGTCGCAGCGTTGCCCGAGTGCTGCAGTGAGTTCTCCGTTGGAACAGCCAAATTCCCAGCCTTTTGCAAAGCGCCGATAGGGCAGGGTGCCGAGCAGGATCTCGCGTTTGCGCTGCTCGTACCAACGCGAGCGATAGCCGAACGGGTCGTCGTCGGCATACAGCTGCTCGAAATGCGCGACGCTCAAGGCCGTCATCGGATGAACACCTCAAAAGAGCGATCGAACCGTTCCAACACGTGCAATGGCAGGATCGGCGCCGCAACAGCCGGCGTGCACTGACCGATCTGCGTTGCGAAACACTGGATGGCCTGCCGCTTCGCCTCCATCACTGCGGGAGC includes:
- a CDS encoding glycosyltransferase encodes the protein MIAVTIPAHNEAALIGQCLQSILVAARHPQLYGERVEIHVALDRCTDLTGSIARSHGAMTLKTSGGVGIARAAAASAAISRGARWLAFTDADTRVPPDWLSAQLGCAADVFCGVVEVGDWRDFRPETRKAFMDTEIRCDGHPHVHGANLGMSAAAYLAAGGFSTRTSSEDVALVCALEDAGMHIARLVTPVVNTSARRDARATGGFSDYLIRLEAAVMAMSPVPSKNA
- a CDS encoding aspartyl/asparaginyl beta-hydroxylase domain-containing protein, whose translation is MIAWTLLCLVASWIAAMTYVYRYRGRARYASLKQYLRKSWPVFALPNVILYTFTKRAARGPFVALDAYPTLASLAQHWEVMRDEALAIQAGGSFEEARREGSVASFDVGFRTFYKYGWSRYYLRWYGYTHASARASCPQTLRILAQYPQVKAAMFAILPPHSGLTPHADPLGCSLRYHLGLATPNAAQCFIDVDGQTRAWHDGQAFIFDETYLHFVRNDTDAARLILMCDVVRPMCWPGRLFNLLYCQLARAAMTPNDTRDKRGPASALFTWISPLMARGKQLRARHRPTYNAIKWAINLLLLSVALASLAGVIGAGRWLLHV
- a CDS encoding MarR family winged helix-turn-helix transcriptional regulator, whose product is MHAHVLQSARSSCMTGCCQSSVSVKCTHWTQGTALMKKTEDTPEGARLRELHGALLEIVGVMNQPQRDAAMILEAGISLERAQFPLLVLVERFGPIGVVELADRVGRDYTTVSRQIAKLEEQGLVSRRESAADHRVREAVITRKGKTMTDKVDEARKKIGFAIFSEWKERDLDALVRLMRKFADDLKRGVP
- a CDS encoding MipA/OmpV family protein, with translation MTHSRFFLATLLALPSLAAAQTTPQADPSLAEQSPYRWGLGLGAIASDSPFAGEGTRINPVPLILFEGERVFLRGITGGYHIVKGETFSLDAIAALRMDGVAADDLGSEELARNGIDRALLEDRDDSLDLGLVGTWEDAAGEFEFTAKADVTGTSEGYELTARYGYPISVGRGRLTPSVSISHLSKDMANYYYGTLDEEVARGVVDYKPDSATVPTVGVTYVRPIGKRWQFMTRLQYSVLPSKLSDSPLLEPDTDGVGTLLIGFSRGF
- a CDS encoding ATP-binding response regulator, with protein sequence MFEHSPALLASIGRLLRELVECMETMLRMMFPTLKSTDAMTSSSIQPAQVLQVLIIEDNRALAANIFDYLEACGHQPDAAPDGNSGLNLAISNRYDAIILDWMLPRMDGMSVLRTLREDHGCRTPIIMLTAKDQLEGKLLGFENGADDYLVKPVALPELEMRLRVMVGRASANAATAGHLLQVGDLRFDLDSLKVSRGERSVVLSSTLRNVLELLMRESPRIVRRDRLESLIWGDALPEGDLLRSHMHVLRRALDQSGEHKLLHTVTGVGYPPGWWDAMRLGGRLGSLQWLISSSLIVSGAMLALGLAVQGFLSQELIEAPIWKQLLTSSTQSIAHLPAAELQSALPTDGPVQGWLVSDPARLPAGMPAFFAALTPGYYGEGDLEAAKGAPFLTRKFINILQPHWGPFAEPPGQTRPDRSYSVLITTLPQGRLVMSIDMTELEDKQNESVQVSVLFMLLNLAMIALVIWWLFISLTRPVTDLARRMRQLDPLQPAQRLPTDYRKSELNTIAREVNAHLERVARAIERERSLLDQASHEFRTPLAVISGAADVLHKQQLPERAQRPLHRIDEAVGNLKQIMEALLYLSREPTPAEREEITVLHGLLPDLVQDHLYLVSAKPVQFHIDALEPLILHASESMVRIAVGNLLRNAADHTYAGDIRVSLVEHTLCIRDSGEGFDTALAAALHRLIETLGQARRRFGSGPVPDPAYLRALRLAPASGVNHRRGNPGDDRFQSVTESRCRPRVRALSATH
- a CDS encoding class I SAM-dependent DNA methyltransferase, translated to MTALSVAHFEQLYADDDPFGYRSRWYEQRKREILLGTLPYRRFAKGWEFGCSNGELTAALGQRCDALLATDLSQQAVDLASARVDQMRHVTLQRAAHPADWPDGSFDLIVFSEVGYYLEDAAFEKTAALFAQSLSERGCLVACHWRHDFQGALRSAERVHQGLNDALALQTLCTYEDPDFVLQAWMAGPSIAQQERLR
- a CDS encoding FAD-dependent oxidoreductase, which encodes MNDDKDLDVLICGAGAAGLTLALELARRGVKFRLIDKISEPFGGSRGKGIQPRTLEIFEDLGIANRLAAVGGPYPPERTYAQDGSYTDAAPDRAEQTMTEPFAQPLMAPQFLTERVLRERLAEFGHAPHYGCELVGLEQDATGVSVQVSDGSGPQVIRSRYLVATDGGRSFVRQALAIDFPGKTLGVRAIVADVVIRGLDRAYWHRFNQASMQTQISFCPLAGTDWFQIQAPVPLEGDIDLSVGGLNAMIAARIGDTAIRVEQVFWASAYAMNARLADRYRVGRILLAGDAAHIHPPTGGQGLNTSVQDAYNLGWKLAAVVRGASESLLDSYEQERRPIAAAMLGLSVKLLDAAKQGDLHRGRQTQQLDLHYDASALVWPTLSATAIASGSRAPDAPLLGAAGQATRLFELFKGPHWTLLAYQIAAHVLPCYPGVRSYAIGSDGDLQDPGQQIERAYGLAAGDLVLVRPDGYVALTGRIEATQRITDYLHTAGVVATEHAEFELM